A genome region from Fervidobacterium changbaicum includes the following:
- a CDS encoding cytochrome c biogenesis CcdA family protein, producing the protein MISLTPTDVSVWLALAHGFLSFFSPCVLPLIPGFIGIVLGGQRRAQRLIGFFLGFSIVFSLLGGLSSFIGGFLAKYSGILEKIIGIGIIIFGIMYIAEFQLFKGTKANVWKFKNAGLVGGFVLGGAIGFVWIPCSSPILASILLIASQQSVAKGIWLLFIYSLGISVPFLTIGAGISKALTMGFGKPSWERWIKYIGGAFMIVLGLLIILGKMKV; encoded by the coding sequence ATGATTTCCTTAACACCTACAGACGTAAGTGTGTGGCTTGCTTTAGCTCACGGGTTTCTTTCGTTTTTTAGCCCTTGCGTTTTACCTCTCATACCTGGTTTCATTGGGATAGTGCTCGGAGGGCAAAGGAGAGCACAGAGATTGATAGGGTTCTTTTTGGGTTTTTCGATAGTCTTCAGTCTTCTTGGTGGATTGTCATCGTTCATAGGTGGCTTCTTGGCTAAATACTCGGGCATTTTGGAGAAAATCATAGGAATTGGTATAATAATATTTGGAATAATGTACATTGCGGAATTCCAGCTTTTTAAAGGTACGAAGGCAAATGTTTGGAAGTTCAAGAACGCAGGTTTAGTTGGTGGGTTTGTCCTCGGTGGTGCAATCGGTTTTGTTTGGATACCTTGCAGTAGTCCAATACTCGCCTCGATTTTATTAATAGCATCCCAGCAAAGTGTAGCAAAAGGCATATGGTTACTCTTTATATATTCTCTTGGCATTTCAGTACCGTTCCTTACAATAGGAGCTGGTATTTCAAAAGCACTGACAATGGGATTTGGCAAACCTTCTTGGGAAAGATGGATTAAATACATCGGTGGAGCTTTTATGATAGTACTTGGGCTCTTAATAATATTAGGTAAAATGAAAGTCTAA
- a CDS encoding thioredoxin family protein, with amino-acid sequence MRNLIRLLSMLLVLITTLSFGYEYTFTDLGISHKVSQIEKKLLLVNFSSPTCYYCRRFESEVLSNKDVQEFLRGNYVYVKIEPGSYKTTFLGKTYTNDQLFGAFGVRGTPTFVFIKDQGQVTQVPGFMPAPDFLKALRFIVKVVDDNYKGSFEEYSKKEDNYKGKPTIVNVKKEDADFVLKNDKNAQSVETVPSKVDINTVYVTTSTDVAKKLNSMGVIRVLLISSK; translated from the coding sequence ATGAGGAACCTAATTAGACTTCTTTCCATGCTTCTTGTTCTGATTACAACACTTAGCTTTGGCTATGAATACACATTTACGGATTTGGGTATATCTCATAAAGTATCACAGATAGAAAAGAAACTGCTCTTGGTCAATTTTTCTTCACCGACATGCTATTACTGCAGACGGTTTGAAAGTGAGGTCCTTTCAAACAAAGATGTTCAAGAATTTCTAAGAGGGAATTATGTATATGTAAAAATAGAGCCGGGCTCCTACAAAACTACTTTTTTGGGAAAAACTTATACGAATGACCAACTCTTTGGTGCATTTGGTGTTAGGGGTACACCAACGTTTGTGTTTATAAAAGATCAAGGACAAGTAACGCAAGTTCCTGGTTTCATGCCTGCTCCGGATTTTCTCAAAGCACTGCGATTTATTGTCAAAGTTGTCGATGATAACTATAAAGGAAGCTTCGAAGAGTACTCAAAAAAAGAGGACAACTACAAAGGTAAACCTACGATAGTGAATGTTAAGAAAGAAGATGCCGATTTTGTTCTGAAAAATGATAAAAACGCTCAAAGTGTTGAGACAGTACCAAGTAAAGTTGATATAAATACGGTGTATGTGACGACGAGTACGGATGTTGCGAAAAAGCTCAACAGTATGGGCGTAATCAGGGTTCTTCTCATTTCGTCAAAATGA
- a CDS encoding glutaredoxin family protein produces MAHVKVKIYTTPTCPWCRRAKEYFRQLGIPFTEVDVSKDRKGAEEMIRKSGQMGVPVIEIGNQIIVGFDKARIDRILGIS; encoded by the coding sequence ATGGCACATGTCAAAGTTAAAATCTATACAACGCCAACCTGTCCGTGGTGCAGAAGGGCAAAAGAGTACTTCAGACAGCTTGGAATACCATTTACTGAAGTAGATGTATCGAAAGACAGAAAAGGTGCGGAAGAGATGATTAGAAAATCCGGACAGATGGGTGTTCCAGTTATCGAGATAGGTAATCAAATCATCGTTGGATTTGACAAAGCAAGAATCGACAGAATCCTTGGAATTAGCTAA
- the trxB gene encoding thioredoxin-disulfide reductase: protein MSGFEFDMGSFGGNLKEYYDIAIIGGGPAGLTAAIYARRAGLTALVIEKAIEGGAVTQTHVVENWPGEISIEGQALGQKFADHAKHFGAEFHYAFAQKVYVEGDYKVVELDDGNKVKAKVVILATGTEPRKLGVPGEAEFRGRGVTYCAACDGYLFKDKDVVVVGGGDSACDESHFLSKIVKSITMVQNLPYLTAAKVLQERVLNNPKIKVITNHIVKEIRGTSKVEEVVIVNNDTKEEQVIKAEGVFIYVGLVPQTQIFKGLVDMNDYGYIITDENMETNVPGIYAVGDIRIKNLRQIVTAAADGAIAVEHAAKKYF, encoded by the coding sequence AGGAATATTACGACATAGCAATTATAGGTGGTGGTCCAGCAGGACTTACGGCTGCTATTTACGCAAGAAGGGCTGGTTTAACAGCTCTCGTTATAGAAAAGGCCATCGAAGGTGGTGCGGTTACTCAAACACATGTTGTTGAAAACTGGCCTGGTGAGATAAGTATTGAAGGGCAAGCTTTAGGACAAAAATTTGCCGACCATGCAAAGCATTTTGGGGCGGAGTTCCACTATGCTTTTGCACAAAAAGTGTATGTTGAAGGTGATTACAAAGTTGTTGAACTTGACGACGGAAATAAAGTAAAAGCCAAGGTTGTAATTCTTGCCACTGGTACAGAACCAAGGAAACTTGGCGTACCTGGCGAAGCAGAGTTCAGAGGTAGAGGAGTCACCTACTGCGCTGCTTGTGATGGTTATCTTTTCAAAGATAAGGATGTAGTAGTTGTAGGTGGCGGAGATAGCGCTTGCGATGAATCGCACTTCCTTTCAAAGATTGTTAAAAGCATCACCATGGTTCAGAATTTACCGTATTTAACAGCGGCGAAGGTCTTACAAGAGAGGGTGCTCAATAATCCAAAAATTAAGGTTATCACAAATCACATTGTGAAAGAGATTAGAGGAACAAGCAAGGTTGAAGAGGTCGTTATAGTAAACAACGATACGAAAGAAGAACAGGTTATAAAAGCAGAAGGTGTGTTCATATACGTTGGATTAGTTCCACAAACGCAAATATTCAAAGGTCTTGTTGATATGAACGACTACGGATACATAATCACTGATGAGAATATGGAAACGAACGTACCAGGAATCTACGCAGTTGGTGACATCAGGATCAAGAATTTGAGACAAATAGTCACCGCAGCAGCAGACGGTGCTATAGCCGTCGAACACGCTGCAAAGAAATACTTCTAA